In the Desulfuromonas sp. DDH964 genome, TGAGCTCCCGATAAAGGTCGGCACTTAAACGGGCCGCCCTCCGCCAAACTTCGAGATTTTCAAATCGCGCCGGAGCCCCGACATTTCCTCCTGCCATAGATTGCACAATTCATCCCCCTTGCGGATATCGTCCTTCCTCGTCCCCCGTTCCCCGTCCCTCGTCCCGGCGTTAGATTGCCGCAGCAATCTAACGCCCGTACTTCTGCTCGCTCGCGGGAACGTACCACTTGATGAAGTTGTACGAAATCCCGGCCGGGGCCGGTTCGATGCCGTGAATCCGGGCGGCAACGACAGGGAGGGCGTCGGGGACGTAGAGGAAGGTGTAGGGCTGCTCCTCGGCCAGGATCTCCTGGAAGCGGTCGTAGTAGACCTTGCGCTGCGCCTGGTCGAGGGTACGCCTTCCTTTTTCAAGCAGCTCGTCGACCTCGGCATTCTTGAAGCCGACAAAGTTGAGTTCGCCGGGCCCGGTCTTGCTTGAGTGCCAGACGTTGTAGCCGTCGGGATCGATGGGGATGGTCCAGCCGAGGATGGTGGCATCGAAGTTGCCGGGGTTGATGAACTCCTTGAGAAAAGAGGCCCACTCGATGACCCGCAGCTTGACATCGACACCAATCTCGCGGAAGCGCCGCTGGATGATCTCGCCGCTCTTGGTGCGCTGGTCGTTCCCCTGGTTGGTGACGATGGTGAAGGCAAAGGGCTGGCCATCCTTGTCAAGGATGCCGTCACCGTCACTGTCCTGCCAACCGGCTTCAGCGAGCAGCTCCTTCGCCCGGGCCGGTTCGTAGGGGTAGCGCCTGACCGCGGCGTTGTAGGGCCAGGTGCCGGGCTTGTAGGGCCCGGTCGCTTCCTGACCGAGGCCGAGGAGAACACCGTCGATGATCTCCTGCTTGTTGATGGCAAAAGCCAGCGCGTGGCGCACCCGCCGGTCCTTGAACAGCGGCCGGTTCAGGTTGTAGCCGAGGTAGGTATAGGCGAAGGAGAGGTAGCGATACTTGTTGAAGCGGCGGCTGAATTCGGCCGCGTCGGTCTGGCGGGCGTACTGCAGCGGGGTGAGCCCCATCATGTCGAGGCCGCCGGCCTTGAGCTCGAGAAACATCGTCGATTCGTCCGGGATGATCCGGTAAACCACTCGGTTCAGCCGCGGCCGGCCTTCAAAATAGTCGGGGTTGGCCTCCAGCACGATCTTCTCGCCGGGAAGCCATTCGACGAACTTGTAGGGGCCGGTACCGACGGGAGCCCGGGAGAGGGGGCTTTTGGTGACGTCCTGGCCGGCGAGCAGGTGCTTCGGCATGATCCCCACCGCCCAGCTGATCAGCGCCTTGGCGAGCGGCTTCTTGTAGCTGACGCGCAGGGTCAGCGGGTCGAGGACTTCGACCTTGTCGACCTGCTTGTAATTTTCGGCATAGGCGGTCGGCACCGCGGGGTCGATATAGGTCTGGTAGGTAAAAAGGACATCTTCGGCGCTGAAGGGGGCGCCGTCGTGCCACTTGACCCCGGGGCGGAGATGGAAGGTGATGACCAGGTTGTCGGCGGAAACCTCCCAGGATTCGGCGAGTTCCCCTTCCAGCCGCAGGTCCTTGTCGTAACGGACCAGCCCGTTGTAGATCATGCCGGCGATCTCGGAGGAGGAGGCGTCGGAAGCGAGAACCGGCAGCAGGTTGCTGGCATCACCGATGGACCCCTCGATGATGGTGTCGCCATAGGCCGGCTCCGCCGCCTTCCCTTCGGCAGGGATGACCGGCTCGCGCCGGTCGCAGCCAGCGAGAAGGAGCGTTACCAATAGAAAAATGATGAATTTTGAATTTTGAATTTTGAATTTCAATGTCCGATTCTCCAAATTGAAAGGTCCTCCATGATGTGGATGTTTCCTGAATAATGTTCAGCAACAACTGCGCCGGGAATCCCCATGGAGTTATTCCTGACCAGTAAATTCAAAATTCAAAATTCAAACCGCCTCATCACGGCAGTTCCTCCACCACCACCCCCACCGGAGGCAGGAGGTGAAACAGGGCGGCGGCCAGGTCGACATTGAGCTCGACTTCCGTGAAGTGAATGGTGGCCGTTACGGCGTAGCCGGGCAGCAGCAATTCGGCGTGGCGGGGAAAGGGCGGCGGGCCGGAACCGAAATCACTGTAGCCGACTTCAAGCAGGAGTTCCTTGCCGTCGTAGTAGGCGGCACCGGTCAGCTGAAGATCCGCGGCGAAACTAAAGACCTGCCGCCGCGTCCCCGGCCCGTCCAGGAAGAGCCGGTAGCTGCGGTCAGCATCCCCGCTGTCGCCGCGCATCTCTTCCCAGGGGAGGAGCGGCGGACGATAGAGGAGCAGACCGACGAGGTCGCCAAGACGGAGCGGCAGACGGGTAAAACGCCGCAGGTTCTCGGCGCTGGCAGGTCCCTGCAGAAAGCGCCCTTCGCCGGGGAGCAGGGCAGCGAGGGTTTGGCCGTCACTTGCGAGTACCAGCAGCGGCGAACCGAAGGGGCTGAGGGTTTCGGTGCGCAGCCGGTCGGGGTAACCGGCGAGGATAACCTGCCGGACAGTGAAATTTTTTTCGCCGTTGGCGAGCTGGACCTTGGCCAGCCCGCGCAGGGAGGTGACATCAGCACCACAGCTCTCCACCTGCTGCAGCAGCACGCCAGCGGCAATCGGCGGGAGGGCCGGCAACGGTATCGGCGCCTGGGGCGGTGCACAGCCAGGCATCATGAAAAGCAGAAGCGCGACAAGAGCCGCGAAGCAGCCTCGGTTCCATCGGGGCCAGTAAATGCCGGCCCGGCAGCGGTCGGTCGGCACAGGTCTCACTCTTTCAATTGTTGCAGAGATTTCTCAAGTTTCTGCTTTATCGCCCTGTTTTCCGGGTCTTTTTCGAGAATCCTGCGATAGTAGAGGGCCGCCAGGTCGTAAAGCCCGGCGGCCTGACAGACATCGGCGAGGTGTTCCAAGACAACTTCGTCGCCCGGCAAGCCATCGGCGGCCTTCTGCAGGTGCCGCAGGGCGGCATCGTATTCGCCGCGCTGGTAGAGCACCCAGCCGAGGGTATCATGAATGTGGGGCAGGTCGGACAGCGCCAGCGCCCTCCGCGCATAGGCCAGGGCCTGCTCCAGGTTTTCGTCCCTTTCGGCCCAGCGGTAGGCGAGGTAGTTAAGGGCCTCGGCATGTTTCGGGTCAAGGTGAAGAATCTGCTTCATGACCTCGGCGGCCTGGTCATGCTGACCCTTCTTCTCGAACAGAATGCCACGCTGGTAAAGGAGCTGCAGGTTGTCCGGAAAAACCGCAAGCCCGCGGTCTACGATTTCCAGGGCGGCCGGCTCCTGGCCGGTGGCGCCATAAAGGGACGAAAGGAAAACAAAGATATCGGGGCGGTCGGCGGGGGACTTCAGCCGGGTTTCGAGCAGGTCGATCGCTTCGCCGCTGCGATCGAGAGAATCAAGCAGATAGGCGCGGTGCATCAGGGCGTCGTCAGCAAAGGTAGAGTCGTCGGCAATGGCGGCAAAGGTGTCGAGGGCTGCCGGCAGATCCCCCTGGCGCTCGAGGGCGACGCCAAGATAGTAGCGCACCTGATCAAAGTCGGGCTGTTCTTCGACCAGTCCTCGGAAGAGGGCCACCGCGGCGGGCCAGCGCTCCTGCTCGATGGCGATCAGGCCGAGCTTGCGCCGGGCCTCAAGGTCCTCGGGGTCGAACTGCAGCAGGGCCTCCAGTTCGTCCCGGGCGGCGCCGAGCTTGCCGACGCTGATCAGGACCGCGACGAGGTGATGGCGCAGACGGCTGTCGGCCGGGTCTTCGGCGAGCAGCTGCCGATAAATCTCCAGGGCCTGGTCGAGGCTCCCGGGCGCGGACTCATAAAAACGGGCGAGATCGAGCTTTGCTTCGCGCAGATCCGGCCGTTCCTTGAGCAATTGCAGATAGGTCGACTCGGCGCGCCCGCGCAGACCGGTCTCCTGGTAGAGGCGGGCCAGAGCGAGGTAGCTCGTCTCCACCTCGGGGTGGGCGATGATAAAGGCCTTGAGGGAATCGATGGCGGCCCCGGCCTCGCCATTCTTGGACAGTGCCACAGCGAGCTGCAACTGGAGGTTTTCATCGTCCGGGGCAAGGGCGACAGCGGCCCGGAATTCAGCGACGGCAGCCGCATATTCCTTGCGGTTGAAATGGAGCCGGGCGAGCATGACATGGGCGTCCAGGGAGGCGGGATCGGTGGCGAGGGCATCTTCTACAGCCCGCAGAGCCGGCTCCTCCTCACCCTGGC is a window encoding:
- a CDS encoding peptide-binding protein, encoding MKFKIQNSKFIIFLLVTLLLAGCDRREPVIPAEGKAAEPAYGDTIIEGSIGDASNLLPVLASDASSSEIAGMIYNGLVRYDKDLRLEGELAESWEVSADNLVITFHLRPGVKWHDGAPFSAEDVLFTYQTYIDPAVPTAYAENYKQVDKVEVLDPLTLRVSYKKPLAKALISWAVGIMPKHLLAGQDVTKSPLSRAPVGTGPYKFVEWLPGEKIVLEANPDYFEGRPRLNRVVYRIIPDESTMFLELKAGGLDMMGLTPLQYARQTDAAEFSRRFNKYRYLSFAYTYLGYNLNRPLFKDRRVRHALAFAINKQEIIDGVLLGLGQEATGPYKPGTWPYNAAVRRYPYEPARAKELLAEAGWQDSDGDGILDKDGQPFAFTIVTNQGNDQRTKSGEIIQRRFREIGVDVKLRVIEWASFLKEFINPGNFDATILGWTIPIDPDGYNVWHSSKTGPGELNFVGFKNAEVDELLEKGRRTLDQAQRKVYYDRFQEILAEEQPYTFLYVPDALPVVAARIHGIEPAPAGISYNFIKWYVPASEQKYGR
- a CDS encoding tetratricopeptide repeat protein — its product is MNPLRSFRHFGLVLVLLLGGCGWSGFKPGPIDQAAPSAVVEIPSSLADRPAGTAFYYFSLANLLATDGDLDGSLAALEKARKLDPGSSFLSLAVAEVYLRQGEEEPALRAVEDALATDPASLDAHVMLARLHFNRKEYAAAVAEFRAAVALAPDDENLQLQLAVALSKNGEAGAAIDSLKAFIIAHPEVETSYLALARLYQETGLRGRAESTYLQLLKERPDLREAKLDLARFYESAPGSLDQALEIYRQLLAEDPADSRLRHHLVAVLISVGKLGAARDELEALLQFDPEDLEARRKLGLIAIEQERWPAAVALFRGLVEEQPDFDQVRYYLGVALERQGDLPAALDTFAAIADDSTFADDALMHRAYLLDSLDRSGEAIDLLETRLKSPADRPDIFVFLSSLYGATGQEPAALEIVDRGLAVFPDNLQLLYQRGILFEKKGQHDQAAEVMKQILHLDPKHAEALNYLAYRWAERDENLEQALAYARRALALSDLPHIHDTLGWVLYQRGEYDAALRHLQKAADGLPGDEVVLEHLADVCQAAGLYDLAALYYRRILEKDPENRAIKQKLEKSLQQLKE